In Longimicrobiales bacterium, a genomic segment contains:
- a CDS encoding ammonia-forming cytochrome c nitrite reductase subunit c552, producing the protein MAEREERGRRVPAWWIVGAAVIAAVVTLGLAALLTNIFERQQEARNPFYRVVELNDSIVDPAIWGQNFPQQYDSYRRTVDMTRTRYGGSEAMVQHPTTSDPRDTVSTSRLVEDPRLREFWAGYAFATDFREERGHAYMFIDQVFTERQNVVQQPGTCLHCHASVYTVYRDAGNGDLIAGFEAVNQMPYQEAAALAEHPVACIDCHDPATMELRVTRPGFMEGIRTFMASRGRDDFDVNTDATRQEMRTFVCAQCHVEYYFQGDEKRLTYPWANGLRADEILAYYEEVGFTDWTHAISEARVLKAQHPEFEMYMQGVHARSGVMCADCHMPYERTGAMKVSDHWVRSPLLNINNACQTCHRWTEEELSARVHTIQDRTYQMRNVAIDAVLDLAKSIRAEAANNLDAQRLTAARTYHKRAQFLTDFIEAENSMGFHADQEAVRVLGLAINYARLGSLALYGDEIPSGELPLLDAPPQTVAPATGQAGDAIRFRTELDMARPGERAGTAVEPVQNGAQRPTNRNR; encoded by the coding sequence ATGGCTGAGCGCGAGGAACGTGGACGCAGGGTCCCGGCGTGGTGGATCGTGGGTGCGGCGGTCATCGCGGCGGTCGTTACGCTCGGGCTCGCGGCGCTGCTGACGAACATCTTCGAGCGGCAGCAGGAGGCGCGCAATCCGTTCTACCGCGTCGTCGAGCTGAACGATTCGATCGTGGACCCCGCGATCTGGGGGCAGAACTTCCCGCAGCAGTACGACTCGTACCGGCGCACCGTGGACATGACGCGCACGCGCTACGGCGGCAGTGAAGCCATGGTGCAGCACCCTACGACGAGCGATCCGCGTGACACGGTCTCGACCTCCCGGCTCGTGGAGGACCCGCGCCTGCGCGAGTTCTGGGCGGGCTACGCGTTCGCGACGGATTTCCGCGAGGAGCGCGGTCACGCCTACATGTTCATCGACCAGGTCTTCACGGAGCGGCAGAACGTGGTGCAGCAGCCCGGCACCTGCCTGCACTGTCATGCCTCGGTCTACACGGTCTACCGCGATGCCGGCAACGGCGACCTGATCGCCGGGTTCGAGGCGGTCAACCAGATGCCCTACCAGGAAGCCGCGGCGCTCGCCGAGCATCCGGTCGCCTGCATCGACTGCCACGATCCGGCGACAATGGAGTTGCGCGTCACACGCCCGGGCTTCATGGAAGGCATCCGCACGTTCATGGCGTCGCGCGGCCGGGACGATTTCGACGTGAACACGGACGCGACACGCCAGGAGATGCGCACGTTCGTGTGCGCACAGTGCCACGTGGAGTACTACTTCCAGGGCGACGAGAAGCGCCTCACCTATCCATGGGCCAACGGCCTGCGTGCCGACGAGATCCTGGCCTATTACGAGGAGGTCGGTTTCACCGACTGGACGCACGCGATCAGCGAGGCGCGTGTGCTCAAGGCGCAGCACCCCGAGTTCGAGATGTACATGCAGGGCGTGCACGCCCGCAGCGGCGTGATGTGCGCCGACTGCCACATGCCGTACGAGCGCACGGGCGCAATGAAGGTGAGCGACCACTGGGTGCGCAGCCCTCTGCTCAACATCAACAACGCCTGCCAGACGTGCCACCGCTGGACGGAGGAGGAGCTGTCCGCGCGCGTGCACACGATCCAGGATCGCACGTACCAGATGCGCAACGTCGCGATCGACGCGGTGCTGGATCTTGCGAAGTCGATCCGCGCCGAGGCCGCGAACAACCTGGACGCGCAGCGGCTGACTGCGGCCCGCACATACCACAAGCGCGCGCAGTTCCTGACCGACTTCATCGAAGCCGAGAACTCGATGGGCTTCCACGCCGACCAGGAAGCCGTGCGCGTGCTCGGCCTGGCGATCAACTACGCGCGTCTCGGCTCGCTCGCGCTCTATGGTGACGAGATCCCGTCGGGCGAGCTGCCGCTGCTCGACGCCCCGCCGCAGACCGTCGCACCGGCGACGGGCCAGGCGGGCGATGCGATCCGGTTCCGGACGGAGCTGGACATGGCGCGGCCGGGCGAGCGCGCCGGGACCGCGGTCGAGCCGGTGCAGAACGGTGCACAGCGCCCCACGAACCGCAACCGGTAG
- a CDS encoding Mur ligase family protein has product MTDQRPLHSLLADAGIRAGTAPDAMIRAVVTDSRQVTPGALFIAIPGTQVDGATFIADAVAAGAAAIVAQGPGTSDQRAPVPLIHVPDARAAAARLAGAWYGHPARRMRLLGITGTVGKTSVLSIAEALLHASGVRVASIGSLGLRIGTETAEESRYTVPEPLLLHRWLQRAADAECDVALMEVTSHALVQQRVAGLRYEAGAFTNLVPLEHAEFHRNFRTYVESKTRFFDHLAAGAPLAFNAEDRAVSRIVRERDVAGVACGAVRTAAMRIEDVHVSHAGTRFVLNARRPVPRIDGAEHAPFRLPLELSLLGRSNLINVALATTLALSAGASADAAAAVLPDLTAPRRRMQLLKTAPLILDDTAGHPESVNVVFETVERLRPGHVHVVWAVRGRRGPRINRYNAEALAIWLRRMPHASLVVTRSSDVADHLNRVSDEEYDAFLRPLRRARVRFRESAELRPAVQQVLAAARPDDLVLLLGAQGMNQGAAIAQEWLR; this is encoded by the coding sequence ATGACCGACCAGCGACCGCTCCACAGCCTTCTTGCCGACGCCGGCATCCGGGCCGGGACCGCACCCGACGCAATGATCCGGGCTGTGGTCACGGACTCGCGACAGGTGACACCCGGCGCGCTCTTCATCGCCATACCGGGCACACAGGTGGACGGCGCAACGTTCATTGCAGACGCGGTGGCGGCGGGTGCAGCCGCAATCGTTGCTCAGGGTCCCGGCACGTCGGATCAGCGCGCGCCGGTTCCGCTCATCCACGTTCCCGATGCGCGCGCTGCCGCGGCCCGCCTGGCAGGCGCGTGGTATGGCCACCCCGCACGCCGGATGCGGCTGCTCGGCATCACCGGCACCGTCGGCAAGACGTCCGTGCTGTCCATTGCGGAAGCGCTGCTGCACGCCAGCGGTGTGCGGGTCGCGTCGATCGGCTCACTCGGATTGCGGATCGGTACGGAGACAGCGGAGGAGAGCCGCTACACCGTGCCCGAGCCGCTGCTGCTGCACCGGTGGCTGCAGCGTGCGGCGGACGCAGAATGTGACGTCGCGCTGATGGAGGTGACGTCGCACGCCCTCGTGCAGCAGCGCGTGGCCGGCCTTCGCTACGAGGCAGGGGCGTTCACGAACCTGGTGCCGCTCGAGCACGCGGAGTTCCACCGAAACTTCCGCACGTACGTGGAGTCCAAGACGCGATTCTTCGACCACCTGGCAGCCGGCGCACCCCTGGCGTTCAATGCGGAGGACCGCGCGGTCTCACGCATCGTGCGGGAGCGTGACGTGGCGGGCGTCGCCTGCGGCGCCGTGCGCACCGCCGCGATGCGGATCGAGGACGTGCACGTCTCGCACGCCGGCACGCGCTTCGTGCTGAATGCACGCCGTCCCGTGCCGCGCATCGACGGCGCGGAGCACGCTCCGTTTCGCCTGCCGCTCGAGCTGTCACTGCTCGGCCGCTCCAACCTGATCAATGTCGCGCTGGCAACGACGCTCGCGCTCAGTGCAGGAGCGAGCGCGGACGCGGCAGCAGCGGTCCTGCCCGACCTCACGGCGCCGCGTCGCCGGATGCAGCTCCTGAAAACTGCCCCCCTGATCCTTGACGATACCGCGGGGCACCCGGAAAGCGTCAACGTGGTGTTCGAAACCGTGGAGCGGCTGCGGCCCGGGCACGTCCACGTCGTGTGGGCCGTGCGCGGCCGACGCGGCCCGCGCATCAACCGCTACAACGCCGAGGCCCTCGCCATCTGGCTGCGCCGGATGCCGCACGCATCGCTCGTCGTCACCCGCAGCAGCGATGTCGCGGACCATCTCAATCGCGTGAGCGACGAGGAGTACGACGCCTTTCTGCGCCCGCTCCGCCGTGCACGTGTTCGGTTCCGGGAATCCGCCGAGCTCCGGCCCGCGGTGCAACAGGTCCTGGCCGCTGCGCGGCCGGACGATCTGGTGCTGCTGCTCGGCGCGCAGGGCATGAACCAGGGTGCAGCGATCGCGCAGGAGTGGCTGCGGTAG
- a CDS encoding DUF5715 family protein, which translates to MSCFPHAVPRGATIALLIGALSGCDGSSGGVPDAGAPAAAPDTEDPVAALRAAHDAAIALADSVEALLRPVPLLTPGEEAALRTSNAAQLARARRLGEHVADSASLERLIGAGALVQLQDSTQWWVVRELDHSLPYVTPDVVLLLEQIGRRFQDALGAMGLPRYRLEVTSVLRTPAGQAALREGNVNAAAGTSTHEYGTTLDIAYESYAAPLVDAAAGAGEVEWLAERIRTLAMERVAAVKSRELQKLLGGVLRDMQAEGLLLVTLERQQPVYHLTVARSLADG; encoded by the coding sequence ATGTCCTGTTTCCCTCACGCCGTCCCGCGCGGCGCGACCATCGCGCTGCTGATTGGCGCACTCTCCGGCTGCGACGGCAGCAGCGGCGGCGTCCCCGACGCGGGGGCGCCTGCCGCAGCGCCGGACACGGAGGACCCGGTCGCGGCGTTGCGGGCTGCCCATGATGCGGCCATTGCCCTTGCAGATTCCGTGGAGGCGCTGCTGCGCCCGGTGCCCCTGCTCACGCCCGGCGAGGAGGCGGCGCTGCGGACGTCGAATGCGGCGCAGCTCGCGCGGGCGCGTCGCCTCGGTGAGCACGTAGCCGACTCCGCCTCGCTGGAGCGGCTCATCGGTGCCGGTGCGCTGGTCCAGCTGCAGGACTCGACGCAGTGGTGGGTCGTGCGCGAGCTGGATCACTCCCTCCCGTACGTGACGCCGGACGTCGTTCTGCTGCTCGAGCAGATCGGCAGGCGATTCCAGGACGCGCTCGGGGCGATGGGGTTGCCGCGCTACCGGCTGGAGGTGACGTCCGTGCTGCGAACACCGGCAGGGCAGGCTGCACTGCGCGAAGGAAACGTGAATGCTGCAGCGGGCACGAGCACCCACGAGTACGGCACCACGCTCGACATTGCGTACGAGAGCTACGCGGCGCCGCTCGTCGATGCGGCTGCAGGTGCGGGAGAGGTCGAATGGCTGGCGGAGCGCATCCGCACGCTTGCGATGGAGCGCGTCGCGGCGGTGAAATCGCGCGAGCTGCAGAAGCTGCTGGGCGGGGTGTTGCGCGACATGCAGGCGGAAGGGCTGCTGCTGGTGACGCTGGAGCGGCAGCAGCCGGTCTACCACCTGACGGTCGCGCGCTCGCTCGCCGACGGCTGA
- a CDS encoding von Willebrand factor type A domain-containing protein, with protein sequence MKALVLVPLCALLAVAAIGQRTIVVTGVVSDASSGVPLAGAQVTTMETGHGTLAGRDGAYRLELPERLRGQSVTVQAHAIGFEPVRRSVMLAGDSMRVDLSAQPSAEVVEAMPLREDVAGKELRQESRARHAGDAAAAAVLASPQASATPGPPPAPPYRMPREPWNTESYAAIDENAFLSVGANPLSTFSIDVDRASYSNIRRFLKDGQLPPKDAVRIEEMVNYFPYSNPEPQGEHPLEVTTEVMAAPWQPRHHLVRIGLQAPRLDMESLPPNNLVFLLDVSGSMLSPDKLPLLKQAMRLLVNELREQDRVAIVVYAGSAGLVLPSTPGSEKDAIMDAIERLEAGGSTAGGAGLRLAYDVARRSHLRDGNNRVILATDGDFNIGVSSDAEMVRLIEERRGQGTFLTVLGFGTGNLKDSRMEALADHGNGNYAYIDGLDEARKVLVEELGGTLLTVARDVKLQVEFNPAHVRAYRLIGYENRLLAAEDFDDDRKDAGELGAGHTVTALYEVVPVGVDNTVEVREPAELRYQQRQRATDGGPRAGSSELAWVKLRYKRPAEEVSRLLEVPVRASTWRGSDDMRFAAAVAAFGMLLRDSEHSGSATYADVIALARAALGTDPNGYRAEFVRMVERARELGAVAADGS encoded by the coding sequence GTGAAAGCCCTCGTACTGGTTCCGCTGTGCGCACTGCTCGCTGTCGCGGCAATCGGTCAGCGGACGATCGTGGTCACCGGCGTCGTGAGCGACGCATCCAGCGGCGTGCCGCTGGCCGGTGCCCAGGTGACGACCATGGAGACCGGGCATGGCACACTGGCCGGGCGCGACGGCGCGTACCGGCTCGAGCTGCCGGAGCGCCTGCGCGGCCAGTCGGTCACGGTGCAGGCGCACGCCATCGGCTTCGAGCCGGTACGTCGCAGTGTCATGCTGGCGGGCGACAGCATGCGCGTGGACCTGTCCGCGCAGCCCTCGGCTGAGGTGGTCGAAGCGATGCCGCTGCGCGAGGACGTCGCAGGCAAGGAGCTGCGCCAGGAGTCGCGTGCGCGGCACGCCGGCGATGCCGCTGCCGCCGCGGTACTCGCATCGCCGCAGGCCAGCGCCACGCCCGGCCCGCCACCCGCGCCGCCGTACCGCATGCCGCGCGAGCCGTGGAACACCGAATCGTACGCCGCAATCGACGAGAACGCGTTCCTTTCGGTCGGCGCCAACCCGCTGTCCACGTTCTCGATCGACGTCGACCGCGCCTCGTACAGCAACATCCGGCGCTTCCTGAAGGATGGACAGCTTCCGCCGAAGGATGCAGTACGCATCGAGGAGATGGTCAACTACTTCCCCTACAGCAATCCCGAGCCGCAAGGCGAGCATCCGCTGGAGGTGACCACCGAGGTGATGGCCGCGCCCTGGCAGCCGCGTCACCACCTGGTGCGCATCGGACTGCAGGCGCCGCGACTCGACATGGAATCGCTGCCGCCCAACAACCTGGTGTTCCTGCTGGACGTTTCAGGGTCGATGCTGTCGCCCGACAAGCTGCCGCTGCTGAAGCAGGCGATGCGGCTGCTGGTGAACGAGCTGCGGGAGCAGGACCGGGTCGCGATCGTCGTGTACGCAGGGAGCGCAGGCCTCGTGCTGCCGTCCACGCCCGGCAGTGAGAAGGACGCGATCATGGATGCGATCGAGCGCCTCGAGGCGGGCGGCTCGACCGCCGGCGGCGCAGGCCTGCGCCTCGCCTACGACGTCGCACGCCGCAGTCACCTGCGCGATGGAAACAACCGGGTCATCCTGGCGACGGACGGCGACTTCAACATCGGTGTCTCCAGCGACGCGGAGATGGTCCGCCTCATCGAGGAGCGCCGCGGGCAGGGCACATTCCTCACGGTGCTCGGCTTCGGCACGGGCAACCTCAAGGATTCCAGGATGGAGGCGCTCGCCGATCACGGGAACGGCAACTACGCGTACATCGACGGCCTCGACGAGGCCCGCAAGGTGCTCGTCGAAGAGCTGGGGGGTACGCTGCTCACGGTGGCCAGGGACGTGAAGCTCCAGGTGGAGTTCAATCCGGCCCACGTGCGTGCGTACCGGCTGATCGGCTACGAGAACCGACTGCTCGCGGCGGAGGACTTCGACGATGACCGGAAGGATGCGGGTGAGCTGGGGGCCGGCCACACGGTGACCGCGCTGTACGAGGTCGTGCCGGTCGGCGTGGACAACACGGTCGAGGTGCGCGAGCCGGCCGAGCTGCGCTACCAGCAGCGCCAGCGTGCAACGGACGGTGGTCCACGCGCGGGGTCATCTGAGCTGGCGTGGGTCAAGCTGCGCTACAAGCGACCCGCGGAGGAGGTCAGCCGGCTGCTCGAAGTGCCGGTGCGCGCGTCCACGTGGCGTGGCTCCGATGACATGCGCTTTGCCGCGGCGGTCGCCGCGTTCGGCATGCTGCTGCGCGATTCGGAGCACAGCGGCAGCGCAACGTACGCGGACGTGATCGCACTGGCTCGCGCTGCGCTCGGCACGGATCCGAACGGGTATCGTGCGGAGTTCGTGCGGATGGTGGAGCGCGCGCGGGAACTCGGGGCCGTTGCTGCGGATGGCTCGTAA
- the nrfH gene encoding cytochrome c nitrite reductase small subunit translates to MRTGRWLIILAAVLIGIAIGLGGFTFVYAKGYSYLGTDPAACANCHIMDEHYSAWLKSSHRAVATCNDCHTPHSTIPKYVVKARNGFWHSFYFTTGNFPYPLRITPANHDVTEGACRYCHESIAAGMQAGDDDPPDEVRHVTSADGVECTRCHRYVGHRVR, encoded by the coding sequence GTGCGAACGGGACGCTGGCTGATCATCCTGGCAGCGGTGCTGATCGGCATCGCGATCGGCCTCGGCGGCTTCACGTTCGTGTATGCAAAGGGCTACTCGTATCTGGGCACCGATCCCGCCGCCTGCGCAAACTGCCACATCATGGACGAGCATTACAGCGCGTGGCTCAAGTCGAGCCACCGGGCGGTCGCGACCTGCAACGACTGCCACACGCCGCACAGCACGATCCCCAAGTACGTCGTCAAGGCGCGCAACGGCTTCTGGCACAGCTTCTACTTCACGACGGGCAACTTCCCGTACCCGCTGCGCATCACGCCGGCGAACCACGACGTCACCGAGGGCGCGTGCCGCTACTGCCACGAGTCGATCGCCGCAGGCATGCAGGCGGGGGACGACGATCCGCCGGACGAGGTACGGCACGTCACCAGCGCGGACGGCGTCGAATGCACACGCTGCCACCGCTACGTGGGGCACCGGGTCCGCTGA